Below is a genomic region from Vitis riparia cultivar Riparia Gloire de Montpellier isolate 1030 chromosome 16, EGFV_Vit.rip_1.0, whole genome shotgun sequence.
AATGGTCACTGCAGTGTGCTATCGCCCTGATGGGCAGGTTTGGTGATTTTCTTGCTCTTTTGTCTTGTTGGAATGCGGTTGTGGCCTTAGAAATCTGAGAAATGTTGTATAAACaatctttctatttttcatacAGGGAGGGATTGTCGGCTCTATGACAGGCACTTGCCGCTTTTACAATGTATCAGGTATGCAAAGCACCAGAAATattcttttcccttctttttcctTGTATATGAATTGCTGCTGTCGCTTGAAAATATATGTCCTAGGACATTGAAAGGTTTGAGGATAATTCTTTGTGCTTGCTGGCTTTTTAGCGCGATATTATGACTCGCATGAATTCAATATAGATATCATATTGCAGTTGGATGTGTCCTGGAATATATGCGTACAATATGATAGAGTCGGCTTTCTCATTCTTTAAGGGTTACATTTATACAGGAACACAAAATATGTAGTTCTCGAATACAAATACTACATCTGTTGAACCATGTATTTCATATCCTAGAAATCTATAAtagataatgtttttttgtaCATATAGGtggaaaattttctcttttcagcACACCTCAGAGTTTTTTAACCAACCATTGATGGAATTATAGACTTATTTTGGGATTGGAATAAATCCCTtccatttgaattaatttatagGCAGATTATAGTTTGTACCCACTTTAGTTATTGTGGTTTACTAATCTTTTAGCAGCTCTGGTTTTGAAATGCCCAAAATTTGAGGGCTTTCAACGTatcgggttttttttttcatagaataaCCTTCAAATTGGCTTTGTTCATTTCAGATAATCACTTGCAACTGGAATCTCAGATGTGCTTACATGGTAAAAAGAAATCACTCTGCAAGAGGATTACTGGCTTCCAGGTAGTCATTGCTTATCCTCTATCGATTTGGttcattttgtgtttttttttttttttttttacgttaGTCTGTTGTTTCCTTTAATTATAGATTTGCAATTTACCCTGATGTTGTGGTATTCACTCCAGTTCTCTCCACAAGACCCTAGCACGGTAATGGTTACATGTGCAGATTCACAAGTCAGAATTCTCCATGGGACCAATGTGATTGGGAAATACAAGGGTATGTGGTTGTTCCTCTGTTTGCTGCATTTTTTCTGCAATGCATTTTTTGATTGCATACATATTACATATACTCTTTAGTGGAATCCATGCTGTGAAACCTAAGCAGGCATTTGACATGTTAGAAAGGGAGCTACATGATCTTTTCTgaaagaaatttcaatttgcATAATCTTAGTTTTTGACTTTAATATCTTTCGCTCTTTGCAGGCCTCCGTAATGCAGGAAACCAGATGTCTGCATCTTTCACCTCAGACGGAAAGCATATAGTTTCAGCATGTGACGATTCCAACGTCTATGTATGGAACTGCAGTAATGAAGGAGAGTCTGCTCTCTCCCAATCAAAAAGCATTAGGGCGTTTGAGCACTTCCCGACCAATGCATCAGTTGCAATACCATGGTGTGGTATGAAATATGGGAACCCTGAAAATGGATGGCAATTTCATGCTCTGGATGAGAGTTCGCCCAACACTCTGCCTTTTCCTTCACCTGCTTCATTTTCCCTGAGCCAAGAATTCTTCTCAGAATCTTTTCCCAAGGGATCCGCAACATGGCCAGAGGAAAAACTTCCTACTTCAAGCCTGGTGTCTGTTCCATCTAAAATCCGTAAATCTGAACATAAATTTTTGAAAGCTTGCCAGAGCACATCCAGTTCTCATGCATGGGGTCTTGTCATTGTGACTGCAGGCTGGGATGGACGAATCAGGTCATTCCACAATTATGGGTTACCGGCACCTCTCTAAATCCTATAGGCTTGTTGGTCAGAGAATCAGAGATGATCCCTTTGGTTGTGTACTTTACATGCTATAGTACTCCCTATGGCTGATCTGATGCTGCAAAATTTATATGTTCAATCAGATGTTCGATCAGATGACAGAGTAAAGTTGATTTTGGGCAAGTTCAGGCTCGAATATTCAGCGGGCATGTGAAGTGTAGATGGTGTTTGAGAATTTTAGGATTTCAGTGGACCCCTCACAGATTTCAGGTGTACCATATTCACGCCTGGTGGCAACAGTGCCATGGTTGTACTGTAATGAGGCTTGGAATCAGCTAGTGGCTGAGGTTTAGCCTATCTGGATATGGGGTACCTAGCTGCATTTTACAATTCTTTGATTTGTTTTCCTGATTAGTTCATGTCTGCTGGCCCAGAAGTAAAAAAGAGTCATGTGTTAAGAGAACCAATTTGAGATCCATATCTGCATAATGGAGGTGGCCGTGGGGCCTTGTAGTGAACCTCTTTCTTTTGTTCTCTGAAATGGAAGAGAAGATTTCAGAGCTGGTGGTTGTAATTTATCTGGGGAAAAATTGGTGGGGATCTCCTTCTTTTGTGAGATGTTGGCCGGTCTGAATGATTGAGTCACTTGTCTGCCATTCCGGGGCGGCCTGATGGTGGGGTGATGTCACACTGGGGTTGAGTAAAGGGCCGGTATGGTTTCACTTTCCATTGATTGGACTCATTCTCTCTGCTCTACGCGCCAACCTACATATTTCAGAGTTGCCCGTGGATCCCATCTCCAGTTGTATCCTTGCTGCTTCGTCCCCCGGAGGGTCAATGTCTCGTCCTCCTTGCACCCAACTTGCCAACCCTGCTGTTAGCCTGGTAATCCCTTTTGTTTCTCTAACAGAAttcataggtgaaaatttctcaatttttatatatCCCTGCGGACAGTATCGAGTTATTTTCCAGGTTTTTCATAGCTTGAGAATGTCTTGCAGCTATCACATCTGTAACTGTAATTTAGTCTGTAAATGAAATTCTTAGTGTAGTTCTTTCCCCACACAGATGCTCATAATGAAACTcattcatacatatatacatatatacatacgaACAAAATGATTCAAGTGCTAAGAGGTAGGTGTTGGGCACATTGGTCACATCCAGTCCAACCACTGGGGAATGGATGCTGGAACAGTGGCCACGATGCCTTTTGACCATTTGGGGTTTGGAAATTATAACGAATCATTATGAAAACTTTGTGTGAAGGACAACAGGAAGTAGATAGTGATGTGGCTGATGGCAAGTTTTGGCATCAAGTTTAGGGAAAATGAGAGAATTCTTGACCCAGCTCTGAGTCTCTATTCAGTGCTGGGCCAAAGACAAATTACTTTCCATCAAACAGTGGAAGAAAAAACTATTACAACACATGAAAACAAGTCAAAGGGGACAATGAGAACAAAAGATGATTATTTCTTAGAGGCAAACATTAAGGTTTTTAGGCTTAAACCCGCATCCAAAACCTCATCAAAGATAATTGACTTCTAATAATCAAGCACTAATCCCCGACAAAGAGACAACCCATCTCTTGGATTCGCCTCCTAATCATAATTAAcgcattattttatttgtggGGGTcgggtttttcttgttttcttcttcttcctcctcttcttcttccccttTCACGATGGGATCCAAGGAGTCACAAAATAATACTTAGTGTGTATAAACCAAACACAACCGCATGTGACTTGCTGAAATGAATGTGGCATCGCACACTACATGTAACATTGTTGCCTTCTTAGTATCAGACATGAAAATCAATGTAAACAGAAATTTATATGCTTCTTGTCATTGTTTACATTGATAATCACAAATTATTAAGGTTGGTTATGATATTTAAAGCGTGAATTGTCGGGTCATCAGCATCTGAATGCCAGGGATTAAGTATATATTAATGCCTATCATGAAGAATTCTACAAAAAGCTTGGATCCAACCTTAGCCTGCTGCTGAGTTGGGGGCTAACGTTTTTTGGACACACATCATTAGGGTTATAAGTAGGGCGGATTGGTCGGTAATAGTCGTTAGGGTTGAGTAAATAATGGTTTCATTTTTGAAGTTTATATAAACCTatgatcataataaaaaatattatattgtttaactgaaaatcaattttacaaaattatgcatttataaatattagttaaaatatgttacaattataaaaatatgaatttactATAAATATTGATGCATTTTTCACAATCCCAACCCAAACTCAGGTGGGATAGATGAGATTTTTCAATCCGGTTTgcatttataaaaattcttattaattttttatttgaaaatcaactcAACAGGGGGCCTTGCCCACAAAACTCCTCCAATACCAAGCAATAATACCCAAGATGGGCTTTTCATGCAATTGAGGAAAAACCCAGCACAATATGGAAGGAATGAATTCAATATTTGCACAAAACATTTTTTGAGTCCAAGTCCAAAGGATGAACCCAACCCAATTCTAGTCCAGAATTATGTGTTTGCAGAACAATATGATGGCTTAGCTCTCTATACTCTTTGCTTGAACTATTGTGTTGTGTGCATGGATGGGATGCCAATAAGAATCCGTTTAATAGTGCTTTTAGAAAATACTACTAGCATACAatgcttttagaaaacacttatatcacaagaaatatttttggagaaaaataagatgtttgaaaaaaaaaatatgaagcattttaaaaaattaaaaaactactTGTAATGTTTCTTGGAGAATTACTTATTAAATGATTCTCCCAAATACGTTTATAGAGGAAGCATTTTGATTAAAAGcactaagaataaaattaaaatttgcaCTATTGTATAAGGGTGTTACACTAACTATAAAAGAGTATTACACTCACTGTACAAGACAAATATACTAACTGTATGAagcaaatgtactaattatatAAGAGTGTACAAAGGCTACCCTTTATGCaagatttcaatcaattctgaacttttttttttcttgttaccTAAGGATTGAACATTTTCCCCCCACACATTCCTtcacctaaaaattgttttaattttaaattttaaatttcatcatccaaaatttgtaattgcatatttcatttaagtagttttaacaatattttttcttactatatTTACAtcctatataaaggaaaattaaccataatatttaggtattaccttttttttttttttttttttgtgaaatcaaattaatataaatggataACATATTAGTGTCATTGTTTCAAATGACTTAAGACAATATAAACAACATATAATaactattaaggaaaaattatgaatattttttaccaaactatgtcatttagATCTTCCctaccaaaattaaaacataggaaaaaaaattaaaattaattacatttaaaGTGTTTATTACAAGTAAActgaatgaaatatatatatttttactgttttacctttataaacataatgtcagcggagattaaaaaaatcatatttaaatagaattaaaaaggataaaaaattatctttgtaacatttgtaatttttttttaaaaaaaaacattaatttaaattatcaagttaatttaaaataatttttttgttgtaattatagttttgaagattctaccatttttatattattacttttaatttattttctttgattttttattttaaatttcatctaaacttgttttttcttgCATTTACATGTTTTCTATTATATCCCTATTTAAGGTGATTTTTATCTAATTTGTATTCCATTATATTCTCTTTTCGATTTTAATGTGTTGTTATACCTCTTTACATAACAAaagattttgttatttttcatgtacaaaactttatacaaaagatatcatgtatgagtaaaaaaaaaaaaaaaaattatgatataattacataCACATCTCTTAATATAATACATTTGTTTGACTTAATGACATcgtgttttaataatttaaatcatgTCAGGCCCACAtctattttagatttaaaagggtatttgaatattttttaaattattaagttataatacatcattcaattaaaaattaattatcaccattagttaaaagatgatcatgttacaaaataatatattaagataaTATCAATGTATTGTCCATAAAATAgcgaaaatattcaaataattgtctataaccttaaagatatttatatatatatatatatatattggataaataataataataatattttttaaggtatttaaaaatatttatattttttgaggtgtttaaaaaatatttactttaaaaatatagtaataatcatttttaaccatTGATTTCCAATATTCAATTTATTAGGCATggtttttgggaaaaaaataattgatggaAATAGTAACACCTCTCTGGTAAGGAATTAATTTACATGTCCCACCAATTAATATGTGAGAAAGAAAGATAAGGTaaatgatgagagagagagagaaaaagagaacgAGAGAGAGTGGGAAgttagttgttttctttttctttttgactgTCAAGGGTATTTcaggaaattttgaaaagtaatgtCTTTCAACTTAATTTTCACTCATCCACTAGGTTTTGTGGCTTAAATACAAGGGATATGAGGttctttttacaaaaaaattattaagtagaatatttcataatttcataGTGAGAAAACAAATGCTatgtttagttaagaaaaacacccaaaaggaggggtgaattgagtttttaaaatcttttcaatcacaataaatttaaacaaaatataagcaaagtaaagagatagagtttagagaattcaaactcgggtttatagtggttcgacacttccttgcctacgtctactctcctcaacctcctaaccgagtgagggttccactaacttgaaacttcaaccaaacttccaatcttcttacacttggattccggctccaataggctcttacacaatctcttcaagattcaaccctcttgaagactttaacactcagattgttacaagatataatcactcaacctagcttaaagatggctcaaatacaagacaaagctaggatgacaaacaagagtgcactaaaggatatgcaagtggtgatttaatgcactatgaaaaaaatgagagctttttgatcaagaacaggtaggtgggctttgaatgcaagtgttctcttgtcaataaatgaagcggagctctcaatttataggtttctaagctcgggagtcaaaaacagcaaaaggtaacctcgtccgATCGAGTTAGGAGTCGACtagttcactagccgttggagcatttaatgcatgacaagttaccgttgcctcaactggacatcgaccggtcctcgatcgGACCATGACCGGTGAAGGAATCATCTCGATCGGGAAGAGAATattactgggagagagagaaggtttttgacctTCCTCGACCAGACgacctcaatcggttgagcctttttggccccgaaaaacctactttttgattcctttcttttctaacacttaggcaaggtctttaagtaaattattaagtcaattttgaaacattttgcctaaggtaaattagttaaaaactcgggttttaatgaaatcgacgttttaaagaataaaccgagttttctaagatgcatgaaacgtatgaaaatcctaagtgcactcatgcattcatcttacattaggtTCCTATGATCATAAGttttccaagcgtctcgatcttgtatccatttggtcttttgatgaattttcgagtttatacctgagattcttaaacattaaaccaattagtcacttaaccatgatttgttattatcaaaacccgattaggagaacccttgggctaacacatAGGTAATTATAATTAGATTCTTTATAGAATAAAGAAATGTATTATGAATATCTCTATATATTCTAGGTTAGGAGGGGAAAAGTTATGAGAGGGAAATGTGTTTGTGAGGATTATACATGGTAGATAGAGATATGAGGAAGAGTGAGATACCCAATGAAGTAAGGGCTTGCGATTTAGGGTGTGAATGTAAGGAGAAAGAGTGAAAGACACTCAGAGGGGCAAGAAGGCTCGGCTCATGATGTAGGGTGAAGATATGATGAGTAGGAAAACATGCAATGTTTCAAAACCCAATAATTGTATTTGTTTCTATCATTTGtgatattttctattatatagtagaatattatttcttatatatgaATGTAGGTATAGTCagtcaaaacattttaaaacctTGTGTATCTTTATGTGTGGAggattttatattatgtttttccATTAATGTATTTGTATTAAAGCTTCCACATGCAcaacaagtggtattagagtTTTCACATGCATGATAAGTGTTATGAGAGCCTTTGTTGAAGATGTCAAGACGAGCATTGGttaaagttattattttatatgcatcCCTACAAAAATCATATGAGATAGTGGTGACTATGATTTTAATTGGAAAGAGGACGTTGACAATTGATGAGATGTCAAATGCTCTTTGAGAgaccaaaaatattaaatagtcaATTCGTCTCATGCACAACAAACTCTTACAATGAATTCTGAATCACGTCATGGTAGGAGTATATCGCAAGGGAAATATTATGATAGGAGAAATAATCATTCCCGATGCTTCTAAAGGGATATGAAGTGTTATTACcatcataaaaaattcttgaatCTCAAGAGACTTCAGATTTTACTAGTATTGCTAATGAAGAATTTGATAAGGGAAGgtcatgttatttttgttatagttgaagaaaattttgttgatcattGGATTTTGGATTCTAGATGTTGTTTTCATATGTGTTGTTTGATACCTATAAGGAATGTGATACTAATATCCCCTTAATAAGCAATGATTCAAGCTGAAAAACCATTGGGATTGATACCATAAAGGTGAAGATGTTTGATGATGTTTGATGATGTTGTGAAGATATTGAGTAATGTTAAGCATGTTCCTAAGTTAAGGATGAGTTTAATTTCTCTAGGGGCTCACTTTGAActatggtttttgtttttttcaaagaacattataataaatattaataaggtACTTTGATAGCcatgaaaaggaaaatatgaaaaatttatacACCTTGATTGGGAAAACAACTTTAGGGGCTATGAAGGTAGAGCTAAGCCATGATGAGCCTTTTGCTAGTGTTAAAGAAGTTAAAGTAGAAGAGTGCAATAAGATGATTAAGACTCTATTTTCAACTAAGAGTAGTCATTGGCACAAAAATGAGACTATTCGTAAAAAGaatgaagttatgaaaaatacaagAATAGTTTCTCGAGTCAAGTTCAATAAGAGTTTGAACTTGATAcatgtttattttcattaattatgaGGATTGAGAAAATTTGAGTCAAGGTGGATATTGTTAGGGTAACtctaatgatttattttttatttttaggagagtcaatatttataaagtttttgctttgataaattatcttttttaagTATGATTATGATTAGGAAACTATTTGTTTAAGGATAACCCATAGATTTCTATAAATATGTGGTTCTATATAGGATTTTAAGAGAGGGGAAAAAGTAAGCAACGAGTGAAGAGAGAAAGTCAAAGGTTATTGGGTTTTTGATAGAGAAAGATTGAGAAAGTTTGAAGTGtgtatttctaaaatttattaataaatttaatctcTCTTTTCCTATGAATATATGCAATTATGTTGAActacttaaatatttttttcttctctatttcactttatttttcatgttgcaTTTGGGTATTGTGGTTTCTCAATAAGTGATAGAAGAATCCTGATTGAAGATATCTAAAAGAGTcttattatttgaagatttcaaaaatagtaaagagaataaaacacaaaaaatgatTGTGAAACAAATTTTAGTTGAAGGTGGAGTCAATTGTACTCTCATCAAATGACATAAGAAGTAAGGAGATCATGGTGCACTATAAGGCCATGATGTACAAAGGGAACTATGGCACACGAGGATAGCAAGGCACCTCCTACCACAAcatgattcaaaattcatcaTAAGAGTTTAGTTAGTATTAGACAAAATACTTGAACGCATACCTACCAAAGACACATTTTAGCTATCTCTCTTTAGTCCTTGTTTACATTTTTCCTcccttaaaattttatataaaaccaCATATTTATAGGGTTCTATGGGTTAACTCTAGACCAATGGATTTTTAATCCGAATCAAACTTTAAAGTCgtgtttggttctaaaaaagtataaaggaaagaaaaaaatgttaaagaaaattattttttcatatttggttgttcaatgaaaaataccaaagaaatttaaatataattaaaattatttgaaaacttatacatttgcaagttatttaatctttatttcaAGGAATACTATACAATAAATagtgatattaattttttcttactatttcaaaatttaacataatttttaaagatgcaaagtaagtatatatatttttttatataaattttttatttttttaaaataaaaatatattaactattttctagttttttttaaaaaaaagaaaatgtattgattgtctatttttaaaaatagaaaacataaaatatatttccacTACTAATCacgaaaaaataaaataaaataaaatctaatagtaaaaaaaaatgagtaatcTTAGAATGAGTATTGACGAGACTAACAAGAAAAGCTCGCCATGGAGACATCTTATTACATATTCCTAACCCAAAAAAGGGCACATATGGAACCTCCTTTTTCTTCCAATGCACCAACAAACAAAGAATCCCCATCATTGAATACGAGCCATGGCAAACATGAACATTAAATGGTAGTTtgacaatattttcaaaaataggctataaaaaaataaattttgaaaacgatttttataattatctttagaaattaaattttgttgagaattcaaatatgaaatcatttttCTCTAACTTAATACTTGTTTCTAGTTTCTACCACCACCCGGGACAGATCATTCAGGGAGATATTCGGATGAAAGCATTTGGGTATAGCACAACCGCTCGACCAATATTATCGGATAATGGGGGGTTTGGGGACGAACCACCGGAGCGTCGACACCCAACAAGGGGTCATATGGCGCCCCAATGAACAAATTGCCCAAGAACTACAAAACCTCCACAGATTATAGTGAACTACTCGTACAAGTACGAGGTACGAGGTACGAGGTACGATTCCCAAGTTGAAAAGACATTACTAATGGAATGCTTCTCCCAAGGAAACACCATGCGTCGGCTGGACCACTAGCAAGCCCTATGAAGTTTTCTAAGTTTGGCCTTACACAAGTTCCTTCTCAAAGGGAAAATCAACatccaccaaagaaaaactatAAAAGCTAATGATCGACaagcaagagaagggtagaggAAAAACACGAAGCTCAACCTATTGGTTCCAGAGAGGCTGGTCGACTCTTcccaacaattttttcaaaaggttCTTGTACCAACATTACCCATGAAATTATAATACATTTATgtaaaatgcaaaattttttaaagtattgtatatttttaaaattgtttttcacaATGCTATactagaaaacaattaaaaaaacatctaaaatttATGTTGactgttttttgttctaaagaagAGAAATCAAATAAACCCAAAGTTTAGTTTCCACTCCAAGTATGGATGTgctcatttagatacactttttggtttttcattttttaaaatagaaaatgataataatttttatgtaaaaaaataacaacttaTATTAAAAgggtaataatttttaaaaattgtttgaaaaaaattaaaatatcaataaatttttactaactcaaattttagaacttttataaaataaaaaaattaaggatgaACCCAtacctttttaataaaaatgattactattgtctatttaaaaaaaataaaaataaaaaagtgtatCCAAACAAGCCCtacattctttattttctcattagaATTCAATACACTAACCATATATGACACATTAGTAATGAAGGACAAAACACTAACCATTCAATTCAATTCCCTGAAAGTCAAATAATCCCAAAGCAATCACATGATACCATCCCTTTCACCCACCCATTAGACCTTGTTTGGTATAGaaaatcacaatttttaaaagacaatatTGGATGGAAAAACTTTTTGAAACAACATTTTCTTGGCTTCCAtattaaatgtttatttttcctTGAGTTATTACCTCTTTAAACAAAATTAGCCAGATATAAGATCACTTGTTGAGCTAAAAAAATAGCTAAAGTTTAACCAAACAAGACTTTACAATTGCAGCAAAAAGGCACATTGGTGAGGAAACATGTGGAACCAGCATATATGAATCATAACGCCCATCATATATAACACTGGCATGGgaaaacaaagaaggaaaatagaTTGAAACAGTTAAAATCCAAAccctaaaaaatcaattcaaagtCTCGAAAATCAAGCAATAACAACCCTTTTTCCAATTATGGTTGTAATCAAGAACATACCCATTTGCCAATGAACAAACCTGATTCTAAACAGATGCAGAAAcccaattcaaattcaaaaacctACCATAAGCATCTGAAATATCATACAGTAACAACTCATTTCCCCCCAGTTACCATTAACAAAACCTAATAgtgaagaaagagagaaagcaaGTTGAAATTCAAATCCATGTACCGAATAACCAATCGACAAACCCTAATTTTGAACCAACAGAGACCCCCCAATTCAGATTGAAATCATTATAATAACAATTGAACCAAATCTGAAACAATCGTCCAAGAACAACCTTTTTTTCACATTATAATTGCGATAAAGAACACATCCATGTGCCAAATCAAACCCAGTTCAAATTCGACACACCCACAGAAAACTAGATCAAACCCGCGTTTCCGCGTCACAATTGCCGCCGATCGAGACGATCAAACCGGAAGATTGACGACGTCGCTTTTCGGGGACTCATTGGTGAGCATCAAAGGCCGGTCCTTGGCCTCCTCCCCATCGTCGTTGTCGTCGTCCATGTCGGCCGTGGACAGATTGATGCAGGAGCAGCGCTCCAGAGACGCGAAGAAGGCTGATGCCACGCTGGTGCCGACCCACGTCGCCATACCGTTGAGCTTTTCGTAGGACAAGAAGCTGGAATTCTCCATTTCGAAGTTGAAACCCTAAGAGAGAGAATGCGATAAACGAGGGAGAgttgtagagagagagagaggacaaAATGTTAATAATAAGACAAATGGACTTGGTCTGAACAATGTCA
It encodes:
- the LOC117933809 gene encoding uncharacterized protein LOC117933809 — its product is MENSSFLSYEKLNGMATWVGTSVASAFFASLERCSCINLSTADMDDDNDDGEEAKDRPLMLTNESPKSDVVNLPV